The following are encoded in a window of Qipengyuania soli genomic DNA:
- a CDS encoding DUF3644 domain-containing protein, with translation MGSEASEGEMKTASLTDHEKRIAKRLLEDGNTYQDVQQLINTGRMPTINPGRLAGWKDWEIEATSEVDVKRYRYEKSLVDLKSGLSPIDDERLYRAREAMIAAVEIFNSPAMLFKVQIFPVLSQVAWTYLLHEYYDRRGVEIIDANGNSLLLGQMLNRDDCPLESEVKKNLIAVKTLRDNVEHKLLASIGRTYWPLFQANCLNFDQAIRKLFGDNTGLRDSLSISLQFSKMDIDQLKELQAYDLTPQIEAIDQAISDAAGLNGSEGTNYKFKVSYHFEKATKGESHIVFSENNPDGNSKKNVLTQKVVGDELWPFKPKDVVAKVRQRGAPTFNAHHHQLAWKKFGARPRGKAKNPADCKKDYCHYHAAHQDYTYSQKWVDLLIGIASDPTEFDALKKYKPKA, from the coding sequence ATGGGCAGCGAGGCTTCTGAGGGCGAAATGAAAACCGCATCACTTACCGACCACGAGAAACGCATAGCGAAGAGATTGCTTGAGGACGGTAATACATACCAGGACGTTCAGCAGCTCATCAACACCGGCAGAATGCCTACAATAAATCCGGGGCGCCTTGCTGGCTGGAAAGACTGGGAAATCGAAGCAACCTCAGAGGTCGACGTCAAACGATATAGATATGAGAAATCACTAGTCGATCTTAAGAGCGGACTTTCTCCCATAGACGATGAAAGGCTCTACCGTGCCAGAGAGGCGATGATTGCCGCTGTCGAAATATTCAACAGCCCAGCTATGTTATTCAAAGTTCAAATTTTCCCTGTTTTAAGTCAGGTAGCTTGGACTTATTTGTTACACGAGTATTATGATCGAAGGGGTGTCGAGATCATCGACGCCAATGGCAATTCTTTGCTTCTCGGCCAGATGCTTAACAGAGACGATTGTCCGCTTGAAAGCGAGGTAAAGAAGAATTTGATCGCAGTTAAAACGTTGCGGGACAACGTTGAACACAAGCTTTTGGCATCAATTGGGAGAACTTATTGGCCTCTTTTTCAGGCAAATTGCCTCAACTTCGATCAGGCTATCAGAAAACTATTCGGCGACAATACCGGTCTTCGAGACAGTCTTTCAATCTCACTTCAATTTTCAAAAATGGACATCGATCAGCTTAAAGAACTACAAGCCTACGATCTTACGCCTCAAATTGAAGCGATTGACCAAGCAATATCTGATGCAGCCGGACTTAATGGCAGTGAGGGCACGAACTACAAATTCAAGGTCAGCTATCATTTCGAGAAAGCGACAAAGGGGGAGTCGCATATTGTATTTTCTGAGAACAACCCAGACGGAAACTCCAAGAAGAACGTACTGACGCAGAAGGTTGTCGGTGATGAGCTGTGGCCCTTCAAACCTAAAGATGTCGTTGCGAAGGTTCGCCAACGGGGCGCCCCAACTTTTAATGCTCACCACCATCAACTGGCATGGAAGAAATTCGGTGCGCGGCCACGTGGAAAGGCAAAGAACCCCGCAGACTGCAAGAAGGATTATTGCCATTATCATGCAGCCCATCAAGACTACACCTACTCGCAAAAGTGGGTCGATCTGTTGATTGGCATTGCTTCTGACCCGACCGAATTTGACGCTCTCAAAAAATATAAGCCAAAAGCGTAG
- a CDS encoding DUF2726 domain-containing protein, translated as MVEELFSKVLSNPLLVFLFVVVAVVFVAKEISGGGKKRYYRKRRGGYRPEQKVMPQAGEDPALASAADQLRTVMGADFKSRALLNRPEAAVFKALDEAVIARNPKWQVMAQVSLGEFLSSPNRSAYFAVNSKRVDFALMDEKCCVRHALEYQGNGHHQGNAAARDAVKKEALRKAGIGYHEVVAGHTTPSELRALVEKLVPGE; from the coding sequence ATGGTCGAAGAGCTATTCTCCAAAGTATTGAGCAATCCGCTTCTTGTTTTCTTGTTCGTCGTTGTGGCGGTCGTGTTCGTTGCGAAGGAGATATCGGGCGGCGGCAAGAAGCGATATTATCGGAAGCGCCGAGGTGGTTATCGACCCGAACAGAAAGTCATGCCGCAGGCGGGCGAAGACCCCGCGCTGGCCTCGGCGGCGGACCAGTTGCGCACGGTCATGGGCGCGGACTTCAAGTCGCGCGCCTTGCTCAACCGGCCCGAGGCAGCGGTGTTCAAGGCGCTCGACGAGGCGGTGATCGCCCGCAATCCGAAATGGCAGGTGATGGCGCAGGTCTCGCTAGGTGAGTTCCTCTCCTCCCCCAACCGCAGCGCCTATTTCGCAGTCAACTCGAAGCGCGTCGATTTCGCGCTGATGGACGAGAAATGCTGCGTGCGCCACGCTCTCGAATACCAGGGCAACGGCCACCACCAGGGCAACGCCGCCGCCCGCGACGCGGTGAAGAAGGAAGCACTAAGGAAAGCGGGGATCGGGTATCACGAGGTCGTCGCAGGGCATACAACGCCGAGTGAACTCAGGGCGCTGGTGGAGAAGCTGGTTCCCGGGGAATAG
- a CDS encoding sulfotransferase domain-containing protein: MQQARLVRPATRHVRSLIFDSAGWDDFPVRSDDIVISTYAKCGTTWTQRIVGSLVFGSAAPFPVQDSSPWPDFRMPPPGAMIALGESQTHRRFLKSHLPFDALPVYEGVKFIHVARDGRDAAMSLYNHKLHYTPFTVERMEELNREDPKFGGEHVPFVPEGGPGQHFHDWLHGWENAMGDEGANYWVMENSFWAARRDPNVLLVHFNDLKADREGEMRRIAGFLGIDIPETLWPELVEAAGFDAMKKKSGDLLPNAVNIWKGGGDTFINKGTNGRWRDVYDPQDLADYDRMVAAEFSPSLAAWCEGGRLVAGDPRELPD; encoded by the coding sequence ATGCAGCAAGCTCGACTGGTCCGTCCGGCCACGCGCCACGTTCGTTCGCTCATCTTCGACAGCGCAGGATGGGACGACTTTCCCGTACGCAGCGACGACATCGTCATCTCCACCTATGCCAAGTGCGGGACGACCTGGACGCAGCGCATCGTCGGCTCGCTGGTCTTCGGCAGCGCCGCGCCCTTTCCGGTGCAGGACAGCTCGCCCTGGCCCGATTTCCGCATGCCGCCGCCGGGCGCAATGATCGCGCTGGGGGAATCGCAGACGCACCGGCGCTTCCTCAAGTCGCACCTGCCGTTCGATGCGCTGCCGGTCTACGAGGGAGTGAAGTTCATCCACGTCGCGCGCGACGGGCGCGATGCAGCGATGAGCCTCTACAACCACAAGCTTCATTACACCCCTTTCACGGTCGAGCGGATGGAGGAATTGAATCGCGAGGATCCCAAGTTCGGCGGCGAGCACGTCCCCTTCGTGCCCGAGGGCGGGCCGGGCCAGCACTTCCATGACTGGCTGCATGGCTGGGAAAACGCGATGGGCGACGAGGGTGCGAACTACTGGGTGATGGAGAACAGCTTCTGGGCCGCGCGGCGCGATCCGAACGTCCTGCTGGTCCATTTCAACGACCTCAAGGCCGATCGCGAGGGCGAGATGCGAAGGATCGCCGGATTCCTCGGGATCGACATCCCCGAAACCCTGTGGCCCGAACTGGTCGAAGCGGCGGGGTTCGATGCGATGAAGAAGAAGTCCGGCGACCTGCTGCCCAATGCGGTGAACATCTGGAAGGGCGGTGGCGATACTTTCATCAACAAGGGCACCAACGGCCGCTGGCGCGATGTCTACGACCCTCAGGACCTCGCCGATTACGACCGCATGGTCGCCGCCGAGTTCAGCCCTTCGCTCGCCGCATGGTGCGAGGGCGGCAGGCTGGTCGCCGGCGATCCGCGCGAGTTGCCCGATTGA
- a CDS encoding STAS/SEC14 domain-containing protein: MIDIDLSHEEFVILRPKGALSEQDFADLAAAIDSRINETDRVPNLLISVEGLPHWDSVGALTRHFHFVKEHQKIVEKVAVVGDSPLLSLAPEIANLFTKATIRRFPSRKIEDAKAWLRASEDDPGRFEVIEGLPRDVIAVRAVGIITAQDYHDVLIPLVENRLKDHDKLKLLFVMGDDYTTFSGDAAWEDTKFDLRHVRDFTRIAMVTDVPWLVRTARIFRPIVPYTFEVFPMEKLEEAKDWIKR; this comes from the coding sequence ATGATCGACATCGACCTGTCCCACGAAGAATTCGTGATCCTGCGGCCGAAGGGCGCGCTAAGCGAGCAGGATTTCGCGGATCTCGCAGCCGCTATCGACTCCCGGATCAACGAGACGGATCGAGTCCCCAACCTGCTGATCAGCGTCGAAGGCCTTCCCCATTGGGACAGCGTGGGAGCTCTCACCCGGCACTTCCACTTCGTGAAGGAACACCAGAAGATCGTGGAGAAGGTAGCGGTGGTGGGCGACTCGCCCCTGCTGTCGCTTGCTCCCGAAATCGCCAATCTATTCACGAAGGCGACAATCCGGCGCTTCCCTTCGCGCAAGATAGAGGACGCCAAGGCCTGGCTGCGCGCGAGTGAGGATGACCCGGGCCGCTTCGAGGTCATCGAAGGCCTGCCGCGCGATGTAATCGCCGTGCGGGCGGTTGGGATCATCACTGCACAGGACTATCACGATGTCCTTATCCCGCTGGTCGAGAACAGGCTGAAGGATCACGACAAGCTCAAGCTGCTGTTCGTGATGGGAGATGACTACACGACATTTTCGGGCGATGCGGCGTGGGAGGACACGAAATTCGACCTGCGCCATGTCAGGGATTTCACACGCATCGCAATGGTAACAGACGTTCCGTGGCTGGTTCGCACCGCCAGGATATTCCGGCCGATCGTGCCCTACACTTTCGAAGTCTTCCCGATGGAGAAGCTCGAGGAAGCGAAGGACTGGATCAAGCGCTAG
- a CDS encoding protocatechuate 3,4-dioxygenase, which translates to MSHHHYIISRRTFAVGVIGAAAAGPRALAQAVTATSEMGPFYPAGYRGETDADLTRVAGAAKRAEGQVIEVVGRVLDKMGNPIRGAQLDIWQANTHGRYDHPQDPAIMPLDPGFQGFARITTGGDGSWKLATIKPGSYDSPIGNRPPHIHMDAIGPNTRAMLQMYFPEDAAANARDSLYKTLGADAPTSVASALGDHRYSWDIVLLEG; encoded by the coding sequence ATGTCCCATCATCATTACATCATCTCGCGCCGAACGTTTGCCGTTGGGGTTATTGGTGCGGCCGCGGCCGGGCCGCGTGCGCTGGCGCAGGCGGTCACGGCAACGTCGGAAATGGGGCCGTTCTATCCTGCCGGGTATCGCGGTGAGACCGATGCGGACCTGACGCGGGTTGCCGGTGCCGCCAAACGCGCGGAGGGCCAGGTAATCGAGGTCGTCGGGCGCGTGCTCGACAAGATGGGAAATCCCATCCGCGGGGCCCAGCTCGACATCTGGCAGGCCAATACCCACGGACGCTACGACCATCCGCAGGACCCCGCGATCATGCCGCTCGACCCCGGCTTCCAGGGCTTTGCCCGGATCACCACCGGGGGCGACGGCAGCTGGAAGCTGGCCACGATCAAGCCGGGCAGCTATGACAGCCCGATCGGCAACCGCCCACCGCACATTCATATGGACGCCATCGGACCCAATACGCGGGCCATGCTGCAAATGTATTTCCCAGAGGATGCCGCGGCGAACGCGCGGGACTCGCTCTACAAGACGCTTGGCGCGGATGCGCCGACATCTGTCGCCAGCGCGCTGGGCGATCATCGATACAGCTGGGACATTGTGCTGCTGGAAGGATAG
- a CDS encoding HPF/RaiA family ribosome-associated protein, with translation MQVQFNSDSSVMGTDNVASRIEARVRDKLGRFEERLTRLEVHLHNDHRHTHGHDDKACTLEARPRGGRAIGVTEHGSTVDDAARRAAITLAQRLDRHFGKSDRHGHDPRPDKVM, from the coding sequence ATGCAGGTCCAGTTCAATTCCGACAGCAGCGTCATGGGCACCGACAACGTCGCCAGCCGCATCGAGGCGCGAGTTCGCGACAAGCTCGGACGGTTCGAAGAGCGGCTGACCCGGCTGGAGGTGCACCTTCACAACGACCATCGCCACACGCACGGTCATGACGACAAGGCCTGCACTTTGGAGGCGCGCCCCCGCGGTGGGCGGGCTATCGGGGTAACCGAGCACGGCTCGACCGTTGACGATGCCGCGCGTCGCGCTGCGATTACACTGGCCCAGCGGCTCGACCGTCACTTCGGGAAGAGCGACCGCCACGGCCACGACCCGCGGCCCGACAAAGTAATGTAA
- a CDS encoding RidA family protein — translation MMESSTALKLGAAAVALSLTVPAVAQESEPVFTPSTLPYPFSDAVQVGNILFLSGDIGMAEDGQTIAKGGMEVEARRVMIRLGERLATHGLNYRDVIKCTVMLADMADWPTFNGIYAEYFTKPFPARSAMGVNGLALGARVELECWAHKPAGSAD, via the coding sequence ATGATGGAAAGCAGTACTGCGTTGAAACTGGGCGCTGCCGCGGTGGCCTTGTCACTGACCGTACCCGCAGTTGCTCAGGAGAGCGAACCTGTCTTCACACCTTCGACGCTACCCTATCCGTTCTCAGATGCGGTGCAGGTGGGGAATATCCTGTTCTTGTCCGGCGACATCGGCATGGCCGAAGACGGGCAGACCATCGCCAAAGGCGGTATGGAGGTCGAGGCGCGTCGGGTGATGATCAGGCTCGGCGAGCGCCTTGCGACCCATGGCCTGAACTATCGTGACGTGATCAAGTGCACTGTCATGCTGGCCGACATGGCGGATTGGCCGACCTTCAACGGCATCTATGCCGAATACTTCACCAAGCCCTTTCCGGCCCGATCGGCCATGGGCGTTAACGGGCTGGCACTCGGCGCGCGGGTCGAACTCGAATGCTGGGCACACAAACCTGCGGGGAGCGCGGACTAG
- a CDS encoding EthD domain-containing protein — protein MIKLTYCLHRLPSLTREEFQRYWRETHAPLVAAASEALGIKRYVQCHTVESAIGDGTADGRNMPHGEGEDYDGVAELWFDSEDAVAAMTATQEGLRHAHILLEDERNFIDFTRSRAFIGSENVVIG, from the coding sequence ATGATCAAGCTGACCTATTGTCTCCATCGCCTGCCTTCGCTCACCCGCGAGGAATTCCAGCGCTATTGGCGCGAAACCCACGCTCCGCTCGTCGCGGCAGCAAGTGAGGCCCTGGGCATCAAACGATATGTCCAATGCCACACAGTAGAGAGCGCGATCGGCGACGGGACGGCGGACGGTCGCAATATGCCGCATGGCGAGGGCGAGGACTACGACGGCGTCGCCGAGCTCTGGTTCGACAGCGAAGATGCCGTGGCCGCGATGACTGCGACCCAGGAAGGGCTCCGCCACGCGCACATCCTGCTCGAGGACGAGCGCAATTTCATCGACTTCACGCGAAGCCGGGCATTCATCGGCAGCGAGAACGTGGTGATCGGATAG
- a CDS encoding PaaI family thioesterase: MGEIAEKPVYRVPFVERTGMRRLEEGRGHSKLLMPLAPNANHVDVMYLGAFCVLAEAVAAGPGISILDTERYFPIIKDIAVDFHRMAASDVTAEYTLSEDEMARLLSDLESKGSATYVAQVPMHDAEGIEVATGKVTVKLLSHGWRKAG; this comes from the coding sequence ATGGGAGAGATAGCCGAGAAGCCAGTTTACCGCGTGCCCTTCGTCGAACGCACCGGTATGCGGCGGCTGGAGGAAGGGCGCGGGCATTCGAAACTGCTCATGCCGCTCGCCCCCAATGCCAATCACGTCGATGTCATGTACCTCGGCGCATTTTGCGTCTTGGCCGAGGCGGTTGCGGCAGGGCCGGGCATCTCGATCCTCGATACCGAGCGTTATTTCCCGATCATCAAGGACATCGCAGTCGACTTCCACCGGATGGCGGCCAGCGACGTAACTGCCGAATACACTCTGTCCGAGGATGAAATGGCTCGGCTCCTATCCGACCTCGAGAGCAAGGGTAGTGCGACCTACGTCGCGCAGGTGCCCATGCACGATGCCGAAGGGATCGAAGTGGCGACAGGCAAGGTCACCGTGAAACTTCTCAGCCACGGCTGGAGGAAAGCCGGCTGA
- a CDS encoding lipocalin family protein — translation MNRKILALTVLLPLGIAAAGCVGTPGPVGNIAVPQPAKPVALDAYLGKWYEYGRYEAPFQRGCEGVTAEYSRRDDGTIKVVNSCYRDSLDGKFDQSTGKAKVVEDSQGAKLKVSFFGPFYGDYWVLDHGPTGTNGLYEWSIVGEPSGRYLWMLTREPQPDAVLRELLQRRVKELGYDWALVRLTQQPAT, via the coding sequence ATGAACCGAAAGATCCTTGCTCTCACCGTCCTCTTGCCGCTGGGAATAGCTGCCGCAGGCTGCGTCGGCACGCCCGGCCCGGTAGGCAATATTGCAGTCCCTCAACCGGCCAAACCTGTGGCGCTCGATGCCTATCTCGGCAAATGGTACGAATACGGCCGCTACGAAGCCCCATTCCAAAGAGGCTGCGAAGGTGTGACCGCAGAGTACTCGCGGCGTGACGATGGGACGATCAAAGTGGTCAACTCGTGTTATCGCGACAGCCTCGACGGCAAGTTCGACCAGTCGACCGGCAAGGCAAAGGTTGTCGAGGACAGCCAGGGTGCGAAGCTGAAGGTCAGTTTCTTCGGACCGTTCTACGGCGACTACTGGGTTCTCGACCACGGTCCAACGGGGACCAATGGCCTTTACGAATGGTCGATCGTGGGTGAACCCAGTGGGCGATACCTGTGGATGCTGACGCGTGAGCCGCAACCTGACGCTGTCCTGCGCGAACTACTGCAGCGACGCGTGAAGGAACTGGGCTATGACTGGGCCCTCGTCCGACTGACCCAGCAGCCTGCGACCTGA
- a CDS encoding alkylphosphonate utilization protein — translation MSGGDEEYVYDEESGEWLPASELAARQAAEGQVEVRDAVGNLLADGDAVTLIKDLDVKGAGQTLKQGTLIKSIRLTGDPQEIDCKYPGIKGLVLRAEFVRKR, via the coding sequence ATGTCGGGCGGCGACGAAGAGTACGTGTATGACGAGGAAAGCGGCGAATGGCTGCCTGCAAGCGAGCTGGCTGCAAGACAGGCTGCCGAGGGACAGGTCGAAGTGCGTGACGCAGTCGGCAATCTTCTCGCCGATGGCGATGCGGTGACGCTCATCAAGGATCTCGACGTCAAGGGCGCCGGCCAGACCCTCAAGCAGGGCACGCTCATCAAATCGATCCGGCTGACCGGCGACCCGCAGGAAATCGACTGCAAGTATCCTGGCATCAAGGGGCTCGTGCTGCGTGCGGAATTTGTCCGCAAGCGCTGA
- a CDS encoding GFA family protein encodes MSKTEGGCLCGQVRYSFQGDPAAAMVCHCTHCQKQSGSAFSTILGVPEGAIQVSGETKTYHDAGESGKSVERIFCPNCGSPLISKVEVAPGMAFVKAGTLDDASRFEPTAHIWTRSKQCWVDTGETPAFDTNPG; translated from the coding sequence ATGAGCAAGACCGAAGGCGGCTGCCTGTGCGGCCAGGTGCGCTACAGTTTCCAGGGCGATCCTGCGGCGGCGATGGTGTGCCATTGCACACATTGCCAGAAACAATCGGGCAGCGCCTTTTCGACCATTCTCGGCGTTCCGGAAGGTGCGATCCAAGTTTCGGGCGAGACGAAGACCTACCATGATGCCGGAGAGAGCGGGAAGTCCGTGGAGCGCATCTTTTGTCCCAATTGCGGTTCTCCGTTGATTTCGAAGGTCGAGGTCGCGCCTGGAATGGCCTTTGTGAAAGCCGGCACGCTTGACGACGCTTCACGTTTTGAGCCGACGGCGCATATCTGGACGCGCAGCAAGCAATGCTGGGTGGACACCGGCGAGACGCCCGCCTTCGACACAAATCCCGGCTGA
- a CDS encoding alpha/beta hydrolase, with product MVSLPARLVNFGLPLLGIRRFFSQPEKLDARIAGLRRKPSPRPGKGVLAEFDVTEDTSRGYPVVTMVPKGAAESDAPHLLYLHGGGYVMDVAALHWSALARLCSILGASATVPVYPLAPEHKAPHILGEMRKLYGELVESHGAQRITIMGDSAGGGMSLALAQIIRDDDGPLPGSLVLFSPWLDATASEPEQKEIEKRDRMIAVSGLEACGQLYRGELELTDPRVSPLFGAVQGLPPMAIFSGTSDILVVDGRRLDARLRETGLSTHEYHEYHGMFHVWMLLPIPEGRRAIEQTADFICRHLRTQ from the coding sequence ATGGTAAGCTTGCCTGCGCGGCTCGTGAATTTCGGCCTGCCGCTGCTCGGCATCAGGCGCTTCTTCAGCCAGCCCGAAAAGCTTGATGCGCGCATCGCCGGATTGCGTCGCAAGCCTTCTCCACGACCCGGGAAGGGCGTCCTCGCAGAATTCGATGTCACCGAGGACACTAGTCGTGGCTATCCGGTCGTAACGATGGTGCCCAAGGGCGCTGCGGAAAGTGATGCGCCGCATCTCCTTTACCTCCACGGCGGTGGGTATGTGATGGACGTTGCGGCGCTGCACTGGTCGGCGCTTGCGCGGCTATGCTCGATACTGGGGGCATCGGCCACAGTTCCTGTCTATCCGCTCGCCCCCGAACACAAGGCGCCCCATATCCTCGGCGAAATGCGCAAGCTTTATGGCGAGCTTGTCGAAAGCCACGGCGCCCAGCGTATTACAATCATGGGCGACAGTGCCGGTGGTGGCATGTCTTTGGCGCTTGCCCAGATCATCAGGGATGATGACGGACCATTGCCAGGTTCGTTGGTGCTGTTTTCGCCGTGGCTTGACGCGACGGCATCGGAGCCCGAGCAAAAGGAGATCGAGAAGCGCGACCGAATGATCGCCGTCTCTGGCCTTGAGGCTTGCGGTCAACTTTACCGCGGTGAGCTGGAACTGACCGACCCCCGCGTCAGCCCGTTGTTCGGTGCCGTCCAAGGCCTGCCGCCAATGGCGATCTTTTCCGGGACCAGCGACATCCTTGTGGTTGACGGCAGAAGGCTGGACGCGCGTCTCCGTGAAACTGGATTATCGACGCACGAGTATCACGAATACCACGGCATGTTCCACGTCTGGATGCTTCTACCCATTCCCGAGGGCAGGCGTGCAATCGAACAAACTGCAGACTTCATCTGCCGACACTTGAGGACCCAATAA
- a CDS encoding COG3650 family protein: MRLPNFAILLASASLASCQSAGSEGNGGPTPAFDGISVTETVKFTGTEPFWGGSIATNVANYSTPDDPGGTSFPVERFAGLNGVSFSGKLGDATFDLMVTPGKCSDGMSDLTYPFVATLMIGSEKREGCAWTDKQPFTGGEAA; encoded by the coding sequence ATGCGCCTGCCCAATTTTGCGATCCTGTTGGCAAGTGCTTCCCTTGCCTCGTGCCAATCCGCAGGAAGCGAGGGCAATGGCGGGCCGACCCCGGCATTCGATGGAATATCGGTCACCGAGACTGTGAAGTTCACTGGAACCGAGCCTTTCTGGGGCGGCTCAATTGCCACCAACGTGGCAAACTATTCAACGCCGGACGACCCCGGCGGTACCAGCTTTCCCGTCGAACGATTTGCAGGCCTCAATGGCGTCAGTTTCAGCGGCAAGCTAGGCGATGCGACCTTCGATCTCATGGTGACCCCGGGCAAATGTTCCGACGGGATGAGTGACCTTACTTATCCCTTCGTTGCCACACTCATGATCGGCTCCGAAAAGCGGGAAGGCTGTGCCTGGACCGACAAACAGCCATTCACTGGAGGCGAAGCCGCGTGA
- a CDS encoding DUF3429 domain-containing protein gives MREVPAMPRLLGLAGLLPQFACAAILYAGPPDWRYAALSLAFAYAALIFAFLGGMWWGFAAAAPAAERRQALGWLWVAAVLPSLVALAAFLPWVFGWAWPEPSLAMLGGAILLSPAIDARLGPLAPRWWMSLRVTLSLGLGIATLLVALA, from the coding sequence ATGCGTGAAGTCCCAGCCATGCCACGTCTCCTGGGTTTGGCAGGACTGCTTCCGCAGTTCGCCTGCGCTGCCATCCTTTATGCCGGGCCACCCGATTGGCGTTATGCTGCGCTTTCGTTGGCCTTCGCCTACGCCGCGCTGATCTTTGCCTTCCTTGGCGGGATGTGGTGGGGCTTTGCTGCTGCAGCGCCTGCAGCGGAGCGTCGTCAGGCGCTCGGTTGGCTGTGGGTTGCGGCAGTCCTCCCCAGCCTCGTCGCGCTGGCGGCCTTCCTTCCATGGGTATTTGGCTGGGCCTGGCCCGAACCATCCCTCGCAATGCTAGGTGGGGCAATTCTGCTGAGCCCCGCGATCGATGCAAGGCTCGGCCCGCTTGCCCCGCGCTGGTGGATGTCGCTTCGCGTAACGCTGTCGTTGGGGTTGGGTATCGCAACTCTGCTCGTCGCATTGGCCTGA
- a CDS encoding PAS domain-containing protein codes for MSDDPKNLEGHGPQAHMRFDTSPGRFREAHPEDSFSGSSGVLFEQAMAQTRMAICLTDPYQDDNPIIFANRAFRALTGYEEEEIIGRNCRFLQGPDTAREPVRQLRSAIDTEEVTVVEMLNYRKDGSSFWNALHLGPIYDNDGKLVYYFGSQWDVSDVRAARSEERHARMLARELSHRMKNMFSVISGIVNVTGRVRGIEAEAAEINARIQALGRAYETTLDDASSGTIELGQAVRSILSPYDADGHRMDLVGNGGRVSFAAISLVGLILHELAANATKYGAWSADNGRVTVSWLPEDENGQVKLSWLETGGPPVDVSMIGPGTGSAITDRMLRTGGGAIERIWNRNGLHAVVTLPA; via the coding sequence GTGAGTGACGATCCCAAGAATCTGGAAGGACATGGTCCGCAAGCGCATATGCGTTTCGACACCAGTCCGGGCCGCTTCCGCGAGGCGCATCCCGAAGATTCATTTTCGGGTTCGTCGGGCGTCCTGTTCGAGCAGGCCATGGCCCAGACGCGCATGGCCATCTGTCTTACGGACCCATATCAGGACGATAATCCGATAATATTTGCCAATCGGGCGTTTCGCGCCCTGACAGGGTATGAAGAGGAAGAGATTATCGGGCGCAATTGCCGCTTCCTTCAGGGGCCCGACACAGCTCGGGAACCCGTCCGGCAGTTACGCAGCGCGATCGACACCGAGGAGGTGACGGTCGTCGAAATGCTCAATTATCGCAAGGACGGGTCGAGCTTCTGGAATGCGCTCCATTTGGGGCCTATCTACGACAATGATGGCAAGCTGGTCTATTACTTCGGTAGCCAGTGGGACGTCAGCGACGTGCGTGCCGCGCGTTCCGAAGAGCGCCATGCGCGAATGCTTGCCCGCGAACTTTCGCACCGCATGAAGAACATGTTCTCGGTCATTTCAGGTATCGTGAATGTGACGGGGAGAGTGCGCGGGATCGAGGCCGAAGCGGCCGAAATCAACGCACGGATCCAGGCCTTGGGCCGGGCATACGAGACGACCCTCGACGATGCTTCTTCCGGCACGATCGAACTCGGACAAGCTGTGCGGTCCATCCTCTCGCCCTATGATGCGGACGGCCATCGCATGGACCTGGTCGGAAACGGGGGAAGGGTAAGCTTCGCAGCGATATCGCTTGTGGGTCTCATCCTTCACGAACTGGCGGCAAATGCGACGAAATACGGCGCTTGGTCGGCTGACAATGGACGCGTGACGGTCAGCTGGCTGCCGGAAGACGAGAACGGACAGGTGAAACTGAGCTGGCTGGAAACGGGCGGGCCGCCGGTCGATGTTTCGATGATCGGGCCCGGAACCGGCTCCGCAATCACGGACCGCATGCTCAGGACAGGCGGCGGCGCAATCGAACGTATTTGGAACCGGAACGGCCTCCACGCCGTTGTAACGCTGCCAGCATAG
- a CDS encoding response regulator, with amino-acid sequence MDRPTSILLVDDEPLILMDLEFAAEDEGLHPYCGATIATALAHIESGIDCAVLDVSLQDGENCLPIALELDKRGIPYVIHSGDLDRQNETIRSLNAYRIAKPACSRKVVGAAIEAYSQTRGGMLAAAE; translated from the coding sequence ATGGACCGACCTACAAGCATTCTACTCGTCGATGACGAACCCCTGATCCTCATGGATCTCGAGTTCGCAGCGGAGGACGAGGGCTTGCATCCCTATTGCGGGGCGACCATCGCTACCGCACTTGCGCATATCGAGAGCGGGATCGATTGTGCCGTCCTCGACGTGAGCTTGCAGGATGGCGAGAATTGCCTGCCGATCGCGCTCGAGCTCGACAAGCGCGGCATCCCGTACGTCATCCATTCCGGCGACCTCGACAGGCAGAACGAGACTATTCGCTCGCTCAACGCCTATCGCATCGCCAAGCCCGCCTGCTCGCGCAAGGTCGTGGGTGCGGCAATCGAAGCCTACAGCCAGACACGCGGCGGCATGTTGGCTGCCGCCGAATAG